One part of the Armatimonadota bacterium genome encodes these proteins:
- a CDS encoding recombinase family protein, producing MAIIGYARISTSDQSTDLQTDALRAAGCSKLFSDQMSGARHDRPGLQQALDYVREGDTLVVWRLDRLGRSLSHLISVVEQLQRRGVELKSLTEQIDTNTSSGKLVYSILACLADYERTLIRERVNAGLAAARKRGRIGGRPKVVDAAKARSIRAMRAQGMTTSEILESAQISRATLFRFYKDEEERKQRRGAQ from the coding sequence ATGGCTATCATCGGATACGCGCGCATATCGACCTCGGATCAATCCACCGACCTGCAAACTGATGCACTTCGTGCTGCTGGTTGCTCCAAGCTCTTCTCTGACCAAATGAGTGGAGCACGGCACGACAGGCCAGGCCTCCAGCAAGCGCTCGACTACGTGCGGGAGGGAGATACGCTTGTTGTATGGAGACTCGACCGCTTGGGGCGAAGCCTCTCTCATCTCATCTCTGTCGTCGAGCAACTTCAACGCAGAGGAGTGGAACTCAAGTCTCTAACAGAGCAGATCGATACAAACACGTCCAGTGGGAAGCTTGTTTACAGCATTCTCGCTTGCCTCGCGGACTATGAGAGAACCCTCATTCGCGAGCGAGTCAACGCAGGACTTGCAGCGGCTCGAAAGCGGGGCAGAATCGGCGGACGCCCGAAAGTCGTTGACGCTGCCAAGGCTCGCTCGATCCGAGCCATGCGGGCGCAGGGCATGACCACCAGCGAGATTCTCGAATCTGCCCAGATCAGCCGCGCGACGTTGTTTCGGTTTTACAAAGATGAAGAGGAGCGCAAGCAGCGGCGGGGTGCGCAATGA